A window of Ignavibacteriales bacterium contains these coding sequences:
- a CDS encoding YfhO family protein has protein sequence MAKQQKKFTPAQTKSNENGFSFDKYIPKKYQTPALLLLILLLILIFFSPVMFGNKTTSSGDLIQVKSLREYATKDRDGFSLWNPYIFCGMPAVATSMSLRWFDLTASVYSYTTRVYSSFFRDYNAIYTFSFVILAFTSFMFMRRFGASRSVSFLVAVATAFSTGILLFFYIGHITKLMSLALFPFILMMLFKFQKEIKLLDVLLFVFGLHILVLGAHVQIVFYFAFTTMIYFIYFFIRSFVIKDKFLQKQLLKSLGVTAAAGLIALLMSFDTYSQLYEYKPYSTRGTKSLTEEQNPGTPIQSESYEYATSYSFSPGEVLTFIVPSFYGYGNSTYNGPLSQNQDAPVNTYFGQMRSVDVPMYMGVIIFALGLFTLFVRWKEPVIQFFGIIVLLFLLISFGNNFPVIYNLMYHYFPAFNNFRAPSMILTVLQITFPILAGFGVMKIISLREEKNPKLEKVLRNAAIFFAGLFLLSIILGESLGSWFTQRINDHAALLGQSQQSQMFTALTEYMSDMFKTDLIIALALLALTAGISYAYVTSKLNKELFVFGLAVMILFDLFRIGNRGANYVEVEQIKELFREPEYISVIKKQNEKNPFRILNLKRSGMGTASSNANYNVYFLQEDLSGYSAIKPRSYQDIMDVVTPANFTLWRMLGVKYIVTDKPFPFPYFTTIAMSQDSTTFVNRNDMSLSRVYFVDSVAQKSSSEILNAIKENSFNPKKVAFVNSMDFKFDKGDSTNTAIISEYKDERITAETKSQGNCFLFFGTTYLPGWKAFIDKAKTTIHKTNHGFMGIVVPKGEHKVEFIYEPKNFVLGKYLSLILNLVMFGGLVFTFFLSRKKNASEKL, from the coding sequence ATGGCGAAGCAGCAAAAAAAATTTACACCGGCACAAACCAAATCTAACGAGAACGGTTTTTCATTTGATAAGTACATTCCGAAAAAATATCAAACACCTGCGTTATTACTCTTGATCTTACTCTTAATCTTAATCTTCTTCTCGCCTGTAATGTTTGGAAATAAAACCACATCTTCCGGCGATCTTATACAGGTAAAAAGTTTGAGAGAATACGCTACAAAAGACCGCGACGGATTTTCTCTTTGGAATCCTTACATATTTTGCGGAATGCCAGCAGTTGCAACTTCAATGTCGCTGCGCTGGTTTGATCTAACCGCTTCGGTCTATTCATACACTACAAGAGTTTATTCGTCTTTCTTCCGCGATTACAATGCAATTTATACTTTCAGTTTTGTTATTCTGGCATTTACGTCGTTCATGTTTATGAGAAGATTCGGCGCAAGCCGGAGCGTAAGTTTTCTTGTTGCAGTTGCAACGGCATTTAGCACCGGGATACTTCTCTTCTTTTATATAGGACATATTACAAAGCTGATGAGTCTTGCTCTTTTCCCATTTATTTTAATGATGCTTTTTAAATTTCAGAAGGAGATAAAACTGCTTGATGTTTTACTTTTTGTTTTCGGATTGCATATTCTCGTTCTGGGTGCTCATGTCCAAATCGTTTTTTACTTTGCATTTACTACAATGATTTATTTCATTTATTTTTTCATTCGTTCATTTGTTATAAAAGATAAATTTTTGCAGAAGCAGTTATTAAAATCTCTCGGCGTTACCGCCGCCGCCGGATTAATTGCTTTGCTCATGTCATTCGATACTTATTCTCAGCTTTATGAATACAAACCTTATTCAACACGCGGAACAAAAAGTTTGACTGAAGAACAAAATCCGGGTACACCGATACAAAGCGAGTCATACGAATATGCAACCAGTTATTCGTTCTCGCCCGGCGAAGTTTTAACCTTCATCGTTCCCTCCTTTTACGGTTACGGTAATTCTACTTACAACGGACCTCTTTCTCAAAATCAAGATGCACCGGTAAATACATATTTTGGACAGATGAGAAGTGTAGACGTGCCGATGTATATGGGTGTAATAATATTTGCGTTAGGGCTTTTTACTCTCTTCGTCCGATGGAAAGAACCGGTCATTCAATTTTTCGGTATAATCGTTCTGCTTTTTTTACTTATCTCATTCGGAAATAATTTTCCTGTAATATATAATTTGATGTATCACTACTTCCCTGCATTCAACAACTTTCGCGCACCTTCGATGATTCTTACAGTTCTTCAAATCACATTTCCCATTCTGGCGGGTTTTGGTGTAATGAAAATTATTTCTCTCCGTGAAGAGAAAAATCCTAAGCTCGAAAAAGTTTTAAGGAATGCAGCCATATTTTTTGCAGGATTATTTCTTTTATCAATCATTCTCGGTGAGAGTTTAGGAAGTTGGTTTACTCAACGCATTAACGATCATGCCGCATTACTTGGTCAGTCACAACAATCTCAAATGTTTACAGCACTTACTGAATATATGTCGGATATGTTTAAGACCGATTTGATAATTGCGCTCGCTCTTCTCGCTCTTACTGCCGGCATAAGTTATGCTTATGTAACTTCTAAACTAAATAAAGAACTATTTGTTTTTGGACTCGCTGTAATGATTTTATTTGATCTTTTCAGAATTGGAAATCGCGGCGCAAATTATGTTGAAGTAGAACAAATAAAGGAATTGTTCCGCGAGCCGGAATATATTTCTGTGATAAAAAAACAAAATGAAAAAAATCCGTTTAGAATTTTGAACCTGAAACGCTCTGGGATGGGCACTGCGAGCAGCAATGCAAATTACAATGTTTACTTTCTGCAGGAGGATTTATCGGGCTACTCTGCTATAAAACCGCGCAGCTATCAAGATATTATGGATGTAGTAACACCTGCTAATTTTACATTATGGCGAATGCTCGGTGTAAAATACATTGTAACCGATAAACCATTTCCGTTCCCGTACTTTACAACTATTGCTATGTCACAAGATTCAACAACATTTGTTAATCGAAACGACATGTCGCTTTCACGTGTTTACTTTGTTGACAGTGTTGCTCAGAAATCTTCTTCCGAAATATTGAATGCAATAAAAGAAAATTCGTTCAATCCAAAAAAGGTTGCTTTTGTTAACTCTATGGATTTCAAATTTGATAAAGGAGATTCCACAAACACTGCCATAATATCCGAATACAAAGATGAACGGATTACCGCAGAAACAAAATCGCAAGGAAATTGCTTTTTGTTTTTTGGTACGACTTATTTGCCTGGATGGAAAGCTTTTATTGATAAGGCGAAAACAACTATTCATAAAACAAATCATGGATTTATGGGAATTGTTGTGCCGAAAGGGGAACATAAAGTTGAATTTATCTATGAGCCTAAAAATTTTGTTTTAGGAAAATATTTATCGTTGATTCTTAATTTGGTAATGTTCGGTGGATTGGTCTTCACATTTTTCTTATCAAGAAAAAAGAACGCCTCGGAAAAATTATAA
- a CDS encoding glycosyltransferase, with protein MKNETKFNSQFAIINSKLMKKVVVFGPGPQFKGGIANYTTSLAKALNKLGADVHIVSWTQQYPSIIPRDFIDHSSKKNLLEETSIKVEYITNYNNPLSWKKTVDAIGKINPDIVIFQWAIAIQGLPMGWIANKLKQVCKCEIIFDLHVVAQKEGSAIDNAMIRYALSKPHTFIVHSLKTFDELKKIFPNQKFEITDNRSPITDNKFVIKLYHPVYDMFIPDPSFDKEKIKKELGLRKHVFLFFGFIRKYKGLHNVIRSFAKLAKERDDVSLLIVGESFWNTLDTKKLSTIIKKNIFGLIKKILIRKSDDGSNYRPLDLIDELGIREQVVVVNRYVGNEEVHKYFQVADCNVLFYLVATPSGVESIAYNFKLPSIATRVGHFPETIKHGYNGYLAEPGNIKSMYEMMKLFLEKPIPCKHVAEQAANMSWDNYASTILK; from the coding sequence GTGAAAAATGAAACAAAATTTAATTCTCAATTCGCAATTATCAATTCTAAATTGATGAAAAAAGTTGTTGTCTTCGGCCCGGGTCCGCAATTCAAGGGCGGAATTGCAAATTACACGACGTCGCTTGCAAAGGCACTAAACAAACTCGGCGCCGATGTTCACATCGTCTCATGGACACAGCAATATCCTTCAATAATTCCGCGTGATTTCATTGACCACTCAAGCAAAAAAAATCTTCTCGAAGAGACCAGCATAAAAGTCGAATACATAACTAACTACAATAATCCCTTATCATGGAAAAAAACTGTTGATGCTATTGGTAAGATAAATCCTGATATAGTAATATTTCAGTGGGCAATTGCAATTCAAGGATTGCCAATGGGATGGATTGCAAATAAACTAAAGCAAGTTTGCAAATGCGAAATCATTTTTGATCTTCACGTAGTTGCTCAGAAAGAAGGCAGTGCAATTGATAATGCAATGATCCGGTATGCGCTTTCTAAACCACACACCTTTATCGTACACTCTCTAAAAACATTTGATGAACTAAAGAAAATATTCCCGAACCAAAAATTTGAAATCACCGACAACCGATCACCGATAACTGACAACAAATTTGTTATTAAACTCTATCATCCCGTTTACGATATGTTTATTCCTGATCCTTCTTTCGACAAGGAAAAAATTAAAAAAGAACTTGGATTGCGAAAACATGTTTTTTTGTTTTTTGGATTCATCCGCAAATACAAAGGGTTGCATAACGTAATTCGTTCTTTTGCAAAATTAGCCAAAGAACGTGATGACGTTTCGCTTCTGATTGTCGGAGAATCATTTTGGAATACGCTTGACACAAAAAAATTATCGACAATAATAAAAAAAAATATTTTCGGATTGATAAAGAAAATACTGATCCGTAAAAGCGATGACGGAAGCAATTACCGTCCTCTTGATTTAATTGACGAGCTTGGCATTCGTGAACAGGTTGTTGTTGTAAACCGTTACGTTGGAAATGAAGAAGTGCATAAATATTTTCAAGTGGCGGACTGCAATGTTTTATTTTATCTTGTTGCCACTCCTTCGGGAGTAGAATCAATCGCTTATAATTTTAAATTGCCAAGTATTGCAACAAGAGTCGGACATTTTCCAGAAACGATAAAGCACGGCTACAACGGTTATCTTGCTGAACCGGGAAATATTAAATCAATGTATGAAATGATGAAATTGTTCTTAGAAAAACCAATTCCATGCAAACACGTTGCAGAACAAGCAGCAAATATGAGCTGGGATAATTATGCAAGTACAATTTTAAAATAA
- a CDS encoding NAD-dependent epimerase/dehydratase family protein produces MKYHLVSGACGFVGRNTVKQLLKRTNDSVIMVDDLSVGTHPSTWLRDKTTKKIKDIEIFGKDERLFYWKMDFRKFLNNLLEDPKWLEREYGLKIDRFGDAFHFAAIVGGRAKIEGDPMAVALDLSIDAEFFNWIAKAKPERVMYPSSSAAYPINMQTESDAVALKEADINIDGFVLGMPDLTYGWTKMTGEFLAKIAARNYGISIVCIRPFSGYGEDQDLTYPVPAIAARAAKKENPFVVWGTGQQGRDFVHIDDVMDCMFIAMDKIHDGTAINIGSGKLTTFIDLIKIFCKFADYNPTIKPLVDKPMGVHSRYCDMSFVKEKLGWEPRISLEEGMKRVYDVAVANLKSEK; encoded by the coding sequence ATGAAATATCATTTAGTCTCGGGCGCTTGCGGTTTTGTCGGCAGAAACACGGTTAAACAATTGCTCAAAAGAACAAATGATTCGGTTATTATGGTTGATGACCTGTCTGTCGGAACACATCCATCAACATGGCTTCGTGATAAGACAACAAAAAAAATCAAAGACATAGAAATTTTTGGTAAGGATGAACGGCTTTTTTATTGGAAGATGGATTTTAGAAAATTCTTAAATAATCTTTTAGAAGATCCCAAATGGCTTGAAAGAGAATACGGTTTAAAGATAGATCGTTTTGGTGATGCGTTTCATTTTGCGGCTATCGTTGGCGGCAGAGCAAAGATTGAGGGCGACCCGATGGCTGTAGCGCTTGATCTTTCTATAGATGCGGAATTTTTTAATTGGATTGCAAAAGCAAAACCTGAACGTGTAATGTATCCAAGTTCATCAGCCGCTTATCCAATCAACATGCAGACAGAAAGTGATGCTGTTGCACTGAAAGAAGCAGATATTAATATAGACGGATTCGTACTCGGCATGCCTGATCTAACTTACGGCTGGACAAAAATGACCGGTGAATTTTTAGCAAAGATAGCCGCACGTAATTATGGAATTTCGATTGTTTGTATTCGTCCCTTCAGTGGTTACGGCGAAGATCAGGATTTAACCTATCCCGTTCCGGCAATTGCAGCGCGTGCAGCAAAAAAAGAAAATCCGTTTGTTGTTTGGGGAACCGGTCAGCAAGGAAGAGATTTTGTTCATATTGATGATGTAATGGATTGCATGTTTATTGCGATGGATAAAATCCATGATGGAACTGCGATAAATATCGGCTCGGGTAAGCTTACAACTTTCATTGATCTGATAAAAATCTTCTGCAAGTTTGCTGATTACAATCCAACAATTAAACCCCTTGTTGATAAACCGATGGGAGTACATTCACGTTATTGTGATATGAGTTTTGTTAAAGAAAAATTAGGATGGGAACCGAGAATTTCCTTAGAAGAAGGAATGAAACGTGTTTATGATGTTGCTGTTGCAAACTTGAAAAGTGAAAAATGA
- a CDS encoding glycosyltransferase, with protein MDNQNKPEPQTQQPKPEIIPAQNQPPQQSQKQNQPKKPYRRYYNNRKKFRPSSGEPNQPPPQVQNFSFKKISIVVPFLNEEESLRPLYNEIKKTLRGISSDYEIIFVDDGSSDKSLNMIKELARIDNKIHYFSFRTNYGKSAALQVAFKHVTGDAVITMDADLQDDPAEIPNLLKKLEEGYDLVSGWKKKRYDPIVKKLSSKFFNYITRLFTKVKIHDFNCGLKAYRKQVVQNISVYGELHRYIPVLANWKGFSVAEIIVKHHPRRYGKTKFGISRFFKGFVDLITVIFTTRYIKRPMHLFGFVGFFIALIGFGINIVLAYEWFFVNPHSPIANRPIFFLGILLIIVGVQFFAIGLLGEILVHNFQDEKEYVIKEQK; from the coding sequence TTGGATAATCAGAATAAACCGGAACCGCAGACACAGCAGCCAAAACCAGAAATAATTCCGGCGCAAAATCAGCCGCCCCAGCAATCACAAAAGCAGAATCAACCTAAAAAACCTTATAGAAGATATTACAATAACAGAAAAAAATTCCGCCCTTCTTCAGGTGAACCAAACCAACCACCGCCGCAAGTCCAGAATTTCAGCTTTAAGAAGATTTCTATTGTTGTCCCGTTTTTAAATGAAGAAGAATCTCTTAGACCGCTTTACAATGAAATAAAAAAAACACTTCGGGGAATCTCCTCCGATTACGAAATTATTTTTGTTGATGACGGTAGTTCTGATAAATCCTTAAATATGATCAAAGAACTTGCCCGAATTGACAATAAAATTCATTATTTCAGCTTCCGGACTAATTACGGAAAATCTGCCGCACTTCAAGTCGCATTCAAGCATGTTACGGGTGATGCGGTTATTACAATGGATGCCGATCTTCAAGACGATCCGGCTGAAATTCCTAATCTCTTAAAAAAACTTGAAGAAGGTTATGATCTTGTTTCCGGCTGGAAGAAAAAAAGATATGATCCGATAGTTAAAAAATTATCATCCAAATTTTTCAATTATATAACACGGCTATTTACTAAAGTTAAAATTCATGATTTTAATTGCGGATTAAAAGCATACCGAAAACAAGTTGTTCAAAATATTAGTGTATACGGCGAACTTCACCGATACATTCCTGTTCTTGCCAACTGGAAAGGATTTTCTGTTGCGGAAATTATTGTTAAACATCATCCCCGCCGTTATGGTAAAACAAAATTCGGTATATCAAGATTCTTCAAAGGTTTCGTTGATTTAATCACGGTTATTTTTACAACAAGGTACATTAAACGTCCGATGCATCTTTTCGGTTTTGTTGGATTTTTTATCGCCTTAATTGGATTTGGAATTAATATTGTATTAGCATACGAATGGTTCTTTGTTAATCCCCACTCACCTATAGCTAACAGACCGATCTTTTTTCTGGGAATCTTATTAATCATTGTCGGTGTGCAATTCTTTGCAATTGGTTTGTTGGGAGAAATTTTAGTCCATAATTTTCAAGATGAAAAAGAGTACGTGATTAAGGAACAGAAATGA